The following are encoded together in the Bacillus sp. NP157 genome:
- a CDS encoding toxin-activating lysine-acyltransferase → MQEHFEALGKFVYAMMRNDTYCRYPVASITLWLEPAAYLGQVHFFTDLNGQMIGYMTWAWLTAEAEQRLIEDPEVLLHLSEWNEGERLWVLDFVVLNGDVGACLRTARTLFPHVSSARSLRRDDEGRVKRVSTWKVR, encoded by the coding sequence ATGCAAGAGCACTTCGAAGCACTCGGCAAATTCGTCTACGCCATGATGCGCAATGACACGTATTGCCGGTATCCGGTGGCGAGCATCACGTTGTGGCTCGAGCCCGCCGCTTACCTTGGCCAGGTCCATTTCTTCACCGACCTCAACGGCCAGATGATTGGCTACATGACCTGGGCATGGCTGACAGCGGAGGCTGAGCAACGCCTGATTGAGGACCCAGAGGTCCTCCTGCACCTGAGCGAATGGAACGAAGGCGAGCGCCTTTGGGTCCTGGACTTCGTTGTGCTCAACGGTGATGTGGGCGCCTGCCTCAGGACTGCCAGGACGCTCTTCCCCCATGTTTCCAGTGCACGCTCCCTTCGCCGCGATGACGAGGGGCGCGTGAAGCGTGTTTCGACCTGGAAAGTGCGCTGA
- a CDS encoding helix-turn-helix domain-containing protein, with the protein MPKGQSHHAADQEVFLDLLKETRTIAKLTQTALARLAGVSQPYVSQVEAGKIRLDTLHLRNWLHACGSNLGRFGRALEKRLAPR; encoded by the coding sequence ATGCCCAAGGGGCAATCGCACCACGCAGCCGACCAAGAAGTATTCCTCGACCTGCTCAAAGAAACCCGCACCATAGCGAAACTGACCCAGACCGCTTTGGCAAGGCTCGCCGGCGTCTCGCAACCGTACGTCAGTCAGGTCGAGGCAGGGAAAATCCGGCTCGACACGCTCCATCTCCGCAACTGGCTGCATGCCTGCGGGTCGAATCTGGGGCGATTCGGGAGAGCGCTGGAAAAGCGGTTGGCGCCGCGTTGA
- a CDS encoding helix-turn-helix domain-containing protein, with the protein MARMLLDARLAAGLTQLEASAGLGVAQTLISKIEVGERKIELVVVRDLCRIYGVDFLDFVGEYDAAARKGRVTPASRLVRKDKGSRRP; encoded by the coding sequence TTGGCAAGGATGCTGCTCGACGCGCGGCTCGCCGCTGGGCTGACCCAACTGGAAGCCTCAGCTGGCCTCGGTGTCGCCCAGACCCTGATCTCGAAAATTGAGGTGGGTGAGCGGAAGATTGAGCTCGTCGTTGTGCGGGACCTATGCCGCATCTACGGTGTCGACTTCCTCGATTTCGTGGGTGAGTACGACGCAGCCGCACGAAAGGGCCGGGTCACCCCGGCATCGCGGCTGGTCCGGAAAGACAAGGGCTCGCGCCGGCCGTAG